A DNA window from Lepidochelys kempii isolate rLepKem1 chromosome 9, rLepKem1.hap2, whole genome shotgun sequence contains the following coding sequences:
- the SLITRK3 gene encoding SLIT and NTRK-like protein 3 isoform X2, translating into MMKPSTAETLHKGRMLWVILLSTIALAWTTPIPLIEDSEEIDEPCFDPCYCEVKESLFHIHCDNKGFINISQITESWSRPFKLYLQRNSMRKLYTNSFLHLNNAVSINLGNNALQDIQTGAFIGLKVLKRLYLHENKLDIFRNDTFLGLESLEYLQADYNVIKRIESGAFRNLSKLRVLILNDNLIPMLPTNLFKSVSLTHLDLRGNRLKVLSYRGMLDHIGRSLMEIQLEENPWNCTCEIVQLKSWLERIPYTALVGDITCETPFHFHGKDLREIKRSKLCPMLSDSEVEASLGIPQLSSSKENAWPTKPSSMLSSFHFTASSVEYKTSNKQPKPTKQPRVPKPPPTSRGLYPGPNQPPIAAYQTRPPIPIICPTGCSCSLHINDLGLTVNCKERGFHNISELLPRPLNAKKLYLSGNLIQKIYRSDFWNFSSLDLLHLGNNRISYVQDGAFINLPNLKSLYLNGNDIERLTPGMFRGLQSLHYLYFEYNLIREIQPAAFSLMPNLKLLFLNDNLLRSLPTDAFAGTSLARLNLRNNHFLYLPVAGVLEHLHAIVQIDLKLNPWDCTCDLVPLKQWIETISSVIVVGDVLCASPENLTRRDVRSVELEALCPELLHAAAASPAPPGGKPSPTSPSAYELSPAGAAAVPLSVLILSLLVLFFSAVFIAAGLFAFVLRRRRKKLPFRSKRPEAGDLSGIHMQCHRFFEEGGRGAGGGASPEKGHPAGHVYDYIPHPVTHMCNNPIYKPREEEAEREEGGGGGGEAGERLGGGGTGDPFAEPGHQANSTHYRTLLEKEKEWSLAVSSSQLNTIVAANHQHHHHPAGGGGLALAGELALAPAPPGFPHEKNGGVLLFPPAGAGLDRERPPPPPCTVGFVDCLYGTVPKLKELHVHPPGMQYPDLQQDARLKETLLFSAGKGFTDQPPPSEYLELRAKLQTKPDYLEVLEKTTYRF; encoded by the coding sequence ATGATGAAACCTTCCACAGCAGAGACTCTTCATAAAGGAAGGATGTTGTGGGTAATTCTTCTAAGCACAATTGCTCTAGCATGGACTACACCAATTCCCTTGATAGAGGACTCAGAGGAAATTGACGAGCCCTGCTTTGATCCATGTTACTGTGAAGTAAAAGAGAGCCTTTTCCATATACATTGCGACAATAAAGGATTTATAAATATTAGTCAGATAACGGAGTCGTGGTCAAGACCTTTTAAACTTTATCTGCAGAGGAATTCCATGAGGAAATTATACACAAACAGTTTTCTTCATTTGAACAATGCTGTGTCTATTAACCTTGGGAACAATGCACTGCAGGACATTCAGACAGGAGCCTTCATTGGGCTCAAAGTTTTGAAGCGATTGTACCTGCACGAGAATAAATTAGACATTTTCAGAAACGACACTTTCCTGGGTTTGGAAAGTCTGGAATATCTGCAGGCAGATTACAATGTCATTAAACGGATTGAAAGTGGGGCATTTCGAAATCTGAGCAAACTGAGAGTCTTGATCTTAAATGACAACCTTATCCCCATGCTTCCCACCAACCTATTTAAATCTGTGTCTTTAACTCATTTGGACTTGCGGGGAAACAGGTTAAAAGTCCTTTCCTATCGAGGGATGCTGGACCATATTGGCAGGAGCCTGATGGAAATCCAGCTGGAGGAGAACCCTTGGAACTGTACCTGTGAGATTGTGCAGCTGAAAAGTTGGCTGGAGCGCATACCTTACACTGCCCTTGTGGGAGACATAACCTGTGAGACCCCCTTCCACTTCCATGGTAAGGACCTGAGGGAAATCAAAAGGAGTAAACTCTGCCCCATGCTGTCTGACTCCGAAGTCGAGGCCAGTCTGGGGATTCCTCAGTTGTCATCTAGCAAGGAGAACGCATGGCCTACGAAGCCTTCTTCCATGCTATCCTCCTTCCATTTCACTGCTTCCTCTGTTGAATACAAAACATCCAATAAGCAGCCCAAACCCACCAAGCAGCCCAGAGTGCCCAAACCTCCCCCTACATCCCGAGGCCTGTATCCTGGGCCAAACCAGCCTCCTATAGCTGCCTACCAGACAAGGCCCCCGATTCCCATCATATGCCCTACTGGGTGCTCTTGTAGTTTGCACATCAACGACTTGGGCCTGACGGTCAATTGCAAGGAGAGAGGATTTCACAACATCTCCGAGCTTCTGCCCAGGCCCCTGAACGCCAAGAAGTTGTACCTGAGCGGCAATTTGATACAGAAAATCTACCGCTCGGATTTCTGGAATTTTTCTTCCTTGGATCTGTTACACCTTGGGAACAACCGTATCTCCTACGTGCAGGATGGGGCTTTTATTAACCTGCCTAACCTGAAAAGCCTGTACCTGAACGGCAATGACATCGAGAGGCTGACTCCAGGCATGTTCAGGGGCTTGCAGAGCTTGCATTACCTGTACTTCGAGTACAACCTGATCAGGGAGATCCAGCCCGCGGCCTTCAGCCTCATGCCCAACCTGAAGCTGCTCTTCCTCAACGACAACCTGCTGCGGAGCCTGCCCACCGATGCCTTTGCGGGCACCTCCCTGGCCAGGCTCAACCTGAGGAACAACCACTTCCTTTACCTGCCCGTGGCCGGGGTGCTGGAGCACCTCCACGCCATCGTGCAGATCGACCTCAAGCTCAACCCTTGGGACTGCACCTGCGACCTGGTGCCCCTCAAGCAGTGGATCGAGACCATCAGCTCGGTCATCGTGGTGGGGGACGTGCTGTGCGCCAGCCCGGAGAACCTCACCCGCCGGGACGTGCGCTCGGTGGAGCTGGAGGCGCTGTGCCCGGAGCTGCTGCACGCCGCGGCCGCCTCGCCCGCCCCGCCCGGGGGCAAGCCCAGCCCCACCAGCCCCTCGGCCTACGAGCTCTCCCCGGCCGGCGCCGCCGCCGTGCCGCTCTCCGTGCTCATCCTCAGCCTGCTGGTCCTCTTCTTCTCGGCCGTCTTCATCGCCGCGGGGCTCTTCGCCTTCGTGCTGCGCCGGCGGCGCAAGAAACTGCCCTTCCGCAGCAAGCGGCCGGAGGCGGGGGACCTGAGCGGCATCCACATGCAGTGCCACCGCTTCTTCGAGGAGGGCGGCCGGGGGGCGGGCGGCGGCGCCTCGCCGGAGAAGGGCCACCCGGCGGGGCACGTCTACGACTACATCCCCCACCCGGTGACCCACATGTGCAACAACCCCATCTACAAGCCGCGcgaggaggaggcggagcgggaggagggcggcggcggcggcggcgaggcCGGCGAGCGCCTGGGGGGAGGCGGGACGGGGGATCCGTTCGCCGAGCCCGGCCACCAGGCGAACAGCACCCACTACCGGACCTTgctggagaaggagaaggagtgGAGCCTGGCCGTGTCCAGCTCCCAGCTCAACACCATCGTGGCCGCCAAccaccagcaccaccaccacccggCCGGCGGCGGCGGGCTGGCGCTGGCGGGGGAGCTGGCGCTGGCGCCGGCCCCGCCCGGCTTCCCCCACGAGAAGAACGGCGGGGTGTTGCTCTTCCCGCCGGCCGGCGCCGGGCTAGACAGAgagcggccgccgccgccgccctgcACGGTGGGCTTCGTGGACTGCCTCTACGGCACGGTGCCCAAGTTAAAGGAACTGCACGTCCACCCGCCGGGCATGCAGTACCCGGACCTCCAGCAGGACGCCAGGCTGAAAGAAACCCTTCTCTTCTCGGCCGGCAAGGGCTTCACAGACCAACCCCCCCCAAGCGAATACCTCGAGTTAAGGGCCAAACTCCAAACCAAGCCGGATTACCTCGAAGTCCTGGAGAAGACAACCTATAGGTTCTGA
- the SLITRK3 gene encoding SLIT and NTRK-like protein 3 isoform X1 has protein sequence MQVMMYTQFCNQPQMMKPSTAETLHKGRMLWVILLSTIALAWTTPIPLIEDSEEIDEPCFDPCYCEVKESLFHIHCDNKGFINISQITESWSRPFKLYLQRNSMRKLYTNSFLHLNNAVSINLGNNALQDIQTGAFIGLKVLKRLYLHENKLDIFRNDTFLGLESLEYLQADYNVIKRIESGAFRNLSKLRVLILNDNLIPMLPTNLFKSVSLTHLDLRGNRLKVLSYRGMLDHIGRSLMEIQLEENPWNCTCEIVQLKSWLERIPYTALVGDITCETPFHFHGKDLREIKRSKLCPMLSDSEVEASLGIPQLSSSKENAWPTKPSSMLSSFHFTASSVEYKTSNKQPKPTKQPRVPKPPPTSRGLYPGPNQPPIAAYQTRPPIPIICPTGCSCSLHINDLGLTVNCKERGFHNISELLPRPLNAKKLYLSGNLIQKIYRSDFWNFSSLDLLHLGNNRISYVQDGAFINLPNLKSLYLNGNDIERLTPGMFRGLQSLHYLYFEYNLIREIQPAAFSLMPNLKLLFLNDNLLRSLPTDAFAGTSLARLNLRNNHFLYLPVAGVLEHLHAIVQIDLKLNPWDCTCDLVPLKQWIETISSVIVVGDVLCASPENLTRRDVRSVELEALCPELLHAAAASPAPPGGKPSPTSPSAYELSPAGAAAVPLSVLILSLLVLFFSAVFIAAGLFAFVLRRRRKKLPFRSKRPEAGDLSGIHMQCHRFFEEGGRGAGGGASPEKGHPAGHVYDYIPHPVTHMCNNPIYKPREEEAEREEGGGGGGEAGERLGGGGTGDPFAEPGHQANSTHYRTLLEKEKEWSLAVSSSQLNTIVAANHQHHHHPAGGGGLALAGELALAPAPPGFPHEKNGGVLLFPPAGAGLDRERPPPPPCTVGFVDCLYGTVPKLKELHVHPPGMQYPDLQQDARLKETLLFSAGKGFTDQPPPSEYLELRAKLQTKPDYLEVLEKTTYRF, from the exons ATGCAGGTTATGATGTACACACAG TTTTGTAATCAGCCACAAATGATGAAACCTTCCACAGCAGAGACTCTTCATAAAGGAAGGATGTTGTGGGTAATTCTTCTAAGCACAATTGCTCTAGCATGGACTACACCAATTCCCTTGATAGAGGACTCAGAGGAAATTGACGAGCCCTGCTTTGATCCATGTTACTGTGAAGTAAAAGAGAGCCTTTTCCATATACATTGCGACAATAAAGGATTTATAAATATTAGTCAGATAACGGAGTCGTGGTCAAGACCTTTTAAACTTTATCTGCAGAGGAATTCCATGAGGAAATTATACACAAACAGTTTTCTTCATTTGAACAATGCTGTGTCTATTAACCTTGGGAACAATGCACTGCAGGACATTCAGACAGGAGCCTTCATTGGGCTCAAAGTTTTGAAGCGATTGTACCTGCACGAGAATAAATTAGACATTTTCAGAAACGACACTTTCCTGGGTTTGGAAAGTCTGGAATATCTGCAGGCAGATTACAATGTCATTAAACGGATTGAAAGTGGGGCATTTCGAAATCTGAGCAAACTGAGAGTCTTGATCTTAAATGACAACCTTATCCCCATGCTTCCCACCAACCTATTTAAATCTGTGTCTTTAACTCATTTGGACTTGCGGGGAAACAGGTTAAAAGTCCTTTCCTATCGAGGGATGCTGGACCATATTGGCAGGAGCCTGATGGAAATCCAGCTGGAGGAGAACCCTTGGAACTGTACCTGTGAGATTGTGCAGCTGAAAAGTTGGCTGGAGCGCATACCTTACACTGCCCTTGTGGGAGACATAACCTGTGAGACCCCCTTCCACTTCCATGGTAAGGACCTGAGGGAAATCAAAAGGAGTAAACTCTGCCCCATGCTGTCTGACTCCGAAGTCGAGGCCAGTCTGGGGATTCCTCAGTTGTCATCTAGCAAGGAGAACGCATGGCCTACGAAGCCTTCTTCCATGCTATCCTCCTTCCATTTCACTGCTTCCTCTGTTGAATACAAAACATCCAATAAGCAGCCCAAACCCACCAAGCAGCCCAGAGTGCCCAAACCTCCCCCTACATCCCGAGGCCTGTATCCTGGGCCAAACCAGCCTCCTATAGCTGCCTACCAGACAAGGCCCCCGATTCCCATCATATGCCCTACTGGGTGCTCTTGTAGTTTGCACATCAACGACTTGGGCCTGACGGTCAATTGCAAGGAGAGAGGATTTCACAACATCTCCGAGCTTCTGCCCAGGCCCCTGAACGCCAAGAAGTTGTACCTGAGCGGCAATTTGATACAGAAAATCTACCGCTCGGATTTCTGGAATTTTTCTTCCTTGGATCTGTTACACCTTGGGAACAACCGTATCTCCTACGTGCAGGATGGGGCTTTTATTAACCTGCCTAACCTGAAAAGCCTGTACCTGAACGGCAATGACATCGAGAGGCTGACTCCAGGCATGTTCAGGGGCTTGCAGAGCTTGCATTACCTGTACTTCGAGTACAACCTGATCAGGGAGATCCAGCCCGCGGCCTTCAGCCTCATGCCCAACCTGAAGCTGCTCTTCCTCAACGACAACCTGCTGCGGAGCCTGCCCACCGATGCCTTTGCGGGCACCTCCCTGGCCAGGCTCAACCTGAGGAACAACCACTTCCTTTACCTGCCCGTGGCCGGGGTGCTGGAGCACCTCCACGCCATCGTGCAGATCGACCTCAAGCTCAACCCTTGGGACTGCACCTGCGACCTGGTGCCCCTCAAGCAGTGGATCGAGACCATCAGCTCGGTCATCGTGGTGGGGGACGTGCTGTGCGCCAGCCCGGAGAACCTCACCCGCCGGGACGTGCGCTCGGTGGAGCTGGAGGCGCTGTGCCCGGAGCTGCTGCACGCCGCGGCCGCCTCGCCCGCCCCGCCCGGGGGCAAGCCCAGCCCCACCAGCCCCTCGGCCTACGAGCTCTCCCCGGCCGGCGCCGCCGCCGTGCCGCTCTCCGTGCTCATCCTCAGCCTGCTGGTCCTCTTCTTCTCGGCCGTCTTCATCGCCGCGGGGCTCTTCGCCTTCGTGCTGCGCCGGCGGCGCAAGAAACTGCCCTTCCGCAGCAAGCGGCCGGAGGCGGGGGACCTGAGCGGCATCCACATGCAGTGCCACCGCTTCTTCGAGGAGGGCGGCCGGGGGGCGGGCGGCGGCGCCTCGCCGGAGAAGGGCCACCCGGCGGGGCACGTCTACGACTACATCCCCCACCCGGTGACCCACATGTGCAACAACCCCATCTACAAGCCGCGcgaggaggaggcggagcgggaggagggcggcggcggcggcggcgaggcCGGCGAGCGCCTGGGGGGAGGCGGGACGGGGGATCCGTTCGCCGAGCCCGGCCACCAGGCGAACAGCACCCACTACCGGACCTTgctggagaaggagaaggagtgGAGCCTGGCCGTGTCCAGCTCCCAGCTCAACACCATCGTGGCCGCCAAccaccagcaccaccaccacccggCCGGCGGCGGCGGGCTGGCGCTGGCGGGGGAGCTGGCGCTGGCGCCGGCCCCGCCCGGCTTCCCCCACGAGAAGAACGGCGGGGTGTTGCTCTTCCCGCCGGCCGGCGCCGGGCTAGACAGAgagcggccgccgccgccgccctgcACGGTGGGCTTCGTGGACTGCCTCTACGGCACGGTGCCCAAGTTAAAGGAACTGCACGTCCACCCGCCGGGCATGCAGTACCCGGACCTCCAGCAGGACGCCAGGCTGAAAGAAACCCTTCTCTTCTCGGCCGGCAAGGGCTTCACAGACCAACCCCCCCCAAGCGAATACCTCGAGTTAAGGGCCAAACTCCAAACCAAGCCGGATTACCTCGAAGTCCTGGAGAAGACAACCTATAGGTTCTGA